A region of the Microbulbifer pacificus genome:
GTGAAAACACCCAGGAAATGCTCAAGTGCGACCTGAAGCTGGAGCAAAAGGCCATTCCGGAACTGCGCGATGGCATCGCCTACTGTGAGTCCGTGCGCGACTACGGCAGCCGCGAATTGCTGCAGCGTATCCTCGACTCCGAGGAAGAACACGTCGACTGGCTGGAAACCCAGCTGGGCCTGATCGAAAAAGTGGGCATTCAGAATTACCTGCAGTCGCAGATGGAAAAAGCCTCCGAGGACTGATTCCACTGCAAACAGGCTGGATAAAAAATCCGGGCACAAAAAAACCGCGAACTTTCGCGGTTTTTTTGTGCCCCCGGAAACGAGTCCCGGGTAACAGTAACGATTACTCGCCCTGTTCTGCGCCCTTGGCCGCTTCTTCGATCAGGGTCTTCAGCTCGCCGTTCTCATACATTTCCATGATGATGTCGCAGCCGCCGATCAGCTCGCCCTTCACCCACAGCTGCGGGAAGGTCGGCCAGTTGGCGTACTTGGGCAGCTCCTGACGGATGTCCGGGTTAGCCAGGATATCCACATAGGCAAAACGCTGACCGCAGGCCATGATCGCCTGGGATGCGCGCATGGAGAATCCGCACTGGGGCGCGTTGGGGCTGCCTTTCATATAAAGCAGAATGTCGTTGTCGGCGATCTGCTGCTTGATGTTTTCCAGAGTATCCATAATGGAAGCTAACCTCGGGTTGGGAAATGTCCGACGCGGGCCGCACCCGGCGTCAATCCGTCGTGAAAGCGCGCATTGTACCTGATTCCTTTTTGCGCGCACGCACTGCTGGTTCCGCAGCGCGGCTGTGCTAGTATTGCCGGCTTTCCGGGGAAATTGCTGCCAGAGCATGCCTTCGACGCATTTTCTGCGGTTTCCCTTTCTTTGGCCCACCGACAGAGGAGATATCTCAGTGGCCACTCCCGCACTTATGCAGAACTACGGTAATAGAACCCTGACCCTGGTCAGAGGTGAAGGCAATTACGTGTGGGACGATGCAGGCCGACGTTATCTCGACGCACTCTCCGGCATTGCCGTGTGTGGCCTCGGCCACTGCCACCCCGCGGTCACCGAAGCAATTCAGGACCAGGCGGCAACGCTGTTGCACGCGTCCAATCTGTACAACCTCCCGCCCCAGGAGAAACTGGCGGACAAGCTGGTCACCCTGTCCGGTATGGACAATGTGTTTTTCTCCAACTCCGGCGCGGAGGCCAATGAGGCGGCCATCAAGCTGGCGCGCAAGCTCGGCAACGAGCGCGGTCTCGCCATCCCGAAAATTGTGGTGACCGAGGGGGCATTCCACGGCCGCACCCTCGCCACCCTCACCGCCACCGGCAACCCCAAGGTACAGCAGGGTTTTGCCCCGCTGCCCGAGGGTTTCCTGCGGGTTCCTTATAACGACGCCGCCGCCATCGAGAAGCTCGCCGCCGAGCACAGCGACATCGTCGCCATCCTGGTGGAGCCGGTGCAGGGCGAAGGCGGTATCCGCATCCCCGATGCCGACTACCTGCCGCGCCTGCGCGCCCTGTGCGACCAGCACGACTGGCTGCTGATGCTGGACGAGATCCAGACCGCCAACGGTCGCAGCGGCAAGCTGTTCGCCTACCAGCACTACGCCGACCTGCTGCCGGATGTGGTCACCACCGCCAAGGGCCTCGGCAACGGCGTGCCCATCGGCGCGTGCCTGGCCCGCGGCAAGGCGGCGGAACTGTTCACCGCCGGCAGCCACGGTTCCACCTTCGGCGGCAACCCGCTGGCCTGCCGCGCCGGTATCGCGGTGCTGGAGACCCTGGAAAACGAGTGGTTGATCGAGCGCGCCGCCAAGCTGGGCAGCGACCTGGTGGAACAACTCAAGACCGAACTGGCGGGCTGCGCTCAGGTTAAGGAAGTGCGCGGCCTCGGCCTGCTGGTGGGTATCGAGCTGGATCGCCCCTGCGCAGAGCTGGTGGATATGGCCCGCGCCAAGGACCTGCTGATCAATGTCACTTCAGGCAATGTGGTGCGCCTGCTGCCGCCGCTGACCCTGAGCGATGCCGAGTGCAGCCAGATCGCCACTACCGTCGCCGCACTGGTGCGCGACTTCGCCGCCAAGGCCGACTGAATTTGGAGAAATAAAACATGGCAGTCAGACACTTTCTCACCCTCCTCGACCTGAGTAAGGAAGAATTGCGCGCGGTCATCCACCGCGCCATCGAGCTCAAGGCCCTGCGCAACCAGGGCATAACCATCGAGCCCTTCCGCAACAAGGTGCTGGGGATGATTTTTGAAAAGGCCTCCACCCGCACCCGGGTCTCGTTC
Encoded here:
- the bfr gene encoding bacterioferritin, giving the protein MKGDPKVIEHLNKALGNELIAINQYFLHSRMFKDWGLKELADKEYHESIDEMKHADWLVERILFLEGIPNLQHLGKLLIGENTQEMLKCDLKLEQKAIPELRDGIAYCESVRDYGSRELLQRILDSEEEHVDWLETQLGLIEKVGIQNYLQSQMEKASED
- the grxD gene encoding Grx4 family monothiol glutaredoxin, translated to MDTLENIKQQIADNDILLYMKGSPNAPQCGFSMRASQAIMACGQRFAYVDILANPDIRQELPKYANWPTFPQLWVKGELIGGCDIIMEMYENGELKTLIEEAAKGAEQGE
- a CDS encoding aspartate aminotransferase family protein, yielding MATPALMQNYGNRTLTLVRGEGNYVWDDAGRRYLDALSGIAVCGLGHCHPAVTEAIQDQAATLLHASNLYNLPPQEKLADKLVTLSGMDNVFFSNSGAEANEAAIKLARKLGNERGLAIPKIVVTEGAFHGRTLATLTATGNPKVQQGFAPLPEGFLRVPYNDAAAIEKLAAEHSDIVAILVEPVQGEGGIRIPDADYLPRLRALCDQHDWLLMLDEIQTANGRSGKLFAYQHYADLLPDVVTTAKGLGNGVPIGACLARGKAAELFTAGSHGSTFGGNPLACRAGIAVLETLENEWLIERAAKLGSDLVEQLKTELAGCAQVKEVRGLGLLVGIELDRPCAELVDMARAKDLLINVTSGNVVRLLPPLTLSDAECSQIATTVAALVRDFAAKAD